Proteins encoded within one genomic window of Trichoderma asperellum chromosome 2, complete sequence:
- a CDS encoding uncharacterized protein (BUSCO:EOG092D3J2L~SECRETED:SignalP(1-21)~TransMembrane:1 (n8-19c24/25o259-279i)): MITSPSHLLMLLATAAAGVNAAAAAGTATTTTPAPACTATSLTNGGFFDLRPDTAVAPPEKGKSHKSGTYKDYHSRGWDYGKNFTLNICGPVVDPVSDVVGLKKSQWANVSAYYTSHDSVYSIGSVSLDLHSRGRKLVLQYTGGSPCGDSKSSSGHDNDDDDDYDYHKRGTKEQYSEGLSPPAHAHEIETIGRSDSTLKTRRKSATISFLCDRDPGTTTAVSFVGVDPDECSYFFEARSAYACAHAEPHKPGSVGPGSVFGLILVIAVLVYVLGGVFYNRTVAHARGWRQLPNYSLWAGIGSFFSVRPSRPKAGLPFN; the protein is encoded by the exons ATGATCACCTCGCCGTCTCACCTCTTGATGCTTCTGGCAACGGCCGCTGCCGGTGTCAACGCCGCGGCCGCCGCCGGTACTGCCACAACTACGACGCCTGCGCCGGCGTGTACGGCGACCTCTTTAACAAATGGTGGATTTTTTGATTTACGGCCGGATACAGCCGTAGCGCCCCCGGAGAAGGGGAAATCACACAAGTCAGGCACCTACAAGGACTATCATTCTCGAGGCTGGGATTACGGCAAGAACTTCACTTTGAACATCTGCGGCCCGGTGGTCGACCCCGTTAGCGATGTAGTTggcttgaagaagagccaATGGGCGAATGTTAGCGCCTACTACACGTCTCACGATAGCGTTTACTCAATTGG CTCTGTATCGTTGGATCTGCATAGTCGAGGGCGAAAGCTCGTTTTGCAGTACACTGGCGGATCTCCCTGCGGAGATAGCAAATCGAGCTCAGGGCACGAcaatgatgacgacgacgattaCGATTATCACAAGAGGGGCACAAAGGAGCAATACAGCGAGGGCCTCTCACCACCTGCCCACGCCCACGAAATCGAGACGATCGGGCGAAGCGACAGCACTCTCAAGACCAGGCGGAAGTCGGCCACAATATCTTTCCTGTGCGATCGAGATCCTGGAACCACCACAGCCGTCTCGTTTGTCGGCGTCGACCCCGACGAATGCTCCTACTTCTTCGAAGCTCGCTCCGCATATGCCTGTGCCCACGCGGAGCCTCACAAGCCCGGTAGCGTCGGGCCCGGAAGTGTGTTTGGGCTGATTCTCGTCATCGCCGTGCTCGTGTACGTCCTCGGCGGCGTCTTCTACAACCGCACCGTCGCGCACGCCCGGGGATGGCGACAACTGCCCAACTACAGTCTGTGGGCCGGTATTGGGAGCTTTTTCAGCGTGCGTCCGTCCCGGCCCAAGGCGGGGCTACCTTTCAACTAA
- a CDS encoding uncharacterized protein (EggNog:ENOG41) translates to MPQTRSASKQQRQRQMDSPKTDSNGQAGSPAALDEACLPYNQGAGNASAINISDPDTTAFDSFEGSLYQESQQQEQEQQQQEQQQLVLFNPTDGDSLNQPYLPWDFPGIDQHLYPFTRPTMADDQRYLSPSYYVDPNFFENDYTPPPQQQQQQQYDEYQTLHPWMSPTLEEAAVLDVQDIQGQVNDLSQLPFQTGDEPFEPLPFEYAAMPDHLIQFPPLDERWSATYEGDLFGIPQTLEQTIQNDASLLGENVEMTLQVASSSQPLTGVAFVKHEHQRNLPGDERPNHSHPPIQLTLVGSKAALEQARRRRQANRRRKGPKPAVEVDWLPRDADRETKDRFLVEARRNKVSYKLIKTYGRFAEAESTLRGRFRTLTKRKEDRVRDPQWTPIDIHLLKEAVQVYAGGQHPDRAGISWMMVSQYITGHGGTYAFGYTTCHRRWLHLEATGQLGENWVDQSWEARDDDEENEDDDDEMEGVETEADDEDENEDDDDYGLSEFHLLVHFTE, encoded by the exons ATGCCTCAAACGAGATCTGCCTctaagcagcagcgtcagagACAGATGGACAGCCCTAAGACGGATAGCAACG GCCAAGCAGGCAGCCCTGCTGCTCTGGATGAAGCATGCCTTCCGTACAACCAAGGAGCTGGGAACGCATCCGCCATAAATATCAGCGATCCAGACACCACGGCTTTCGATTCTTTTGAGGGGTCTCTCTATCAAGAGtcacagcagcaggagcaggagcagcagcaacaggaaCAGCAGCAGTTAGTTCTCTTCAACCCAACAGACGGAGATAGTCTGAACCAACCATATCTCCCATGGGATTTTCCAGGCATTGACCAGCATTTGTATCCCTTTACTCGACCAACAATGGCGGACGACCAGCGCTACCTGTCTCCGTCCTACTATGTG GACCCGAATTTCTTTGAAAACGATTatacgccgccgccgcagcagcagcagcagcagcaatatgaCGAATATCAGACATTGCATCCGTGGATGTCTCCAACCCTCGAAGAAGCTGCCGTCTTGGATGTACAAGATATCCAAGGTCAAGTCAATGACCTTAGCCAGCTGCCATTCCAAACCGGTGATGAGCCTTTTGAGCCTTTGCCGTTCGAATATGCTGCAATGCCGGACCATTTGATTCAGTTTCCTCCTCTAGATGAACGATGGTCAGCCACATACGAGGGTGATCTTTTTGGAATTCCTCAGACTCTGGAGCAGACCATTCAGAACGATGCCTCTCTTCTTGGTGAGAACGTCGAAATGACCCTGCAGGTGGCTTCCTCTTCGCAGCCTCTCACGGGGGTTGCTTTTGTTAAGCATGAGCACCAGCGGAATCTCCCCGGTGATGAGAGACCCAATCACTCGCATCCACCAATCCAGCTTACTCTAGTGGGTAGCAAGGCCGCGCTGGAACAAGCAAGGCGAAGACGACAAGCCAATAGACGCCGCAAGGGCCCAAAGCCCGCGGTAGAAGTCGACTGGCTTCCACGCGATGCTGATCGAGAAACCAAAGACAGGTTTCTCGTGGAGGCGAGACGGAATAAAGTCTCGTACAAACTCATCAAGACGTATGGCCGCTTCGCAGAGGCAGAGTCGACTCTTCGTGGCCGTTTTCGAACGTtgacgaagagaaaagaggaccGGGTCAGAGATCCTCAGTGGACGCCCATCGAC ATTCATCTTTTGAAGGAGGCCGTTCAAGTGTATGCTGGTGGCCAGCATCCTGACAGGGCAGGCATCTCGTGGATGATGGTCTCTCAGTACATAACCGGCCATGGCGGCACGTACGCTTTTGGATACACGACTTGTCATCGTAGATGGCTGCATCTCGAAGCTACTGGGCAGCTGGGGGAGAATTGGGTTGATCAGAGCTGGGAGGCTcgtgacgatgatgaggagaatgaagatgatgatgatgagatggagggagTCGAGACCGAGGcggacgatgaggatgagaatgaggacgacgatg ACTATGGACTTTCCGAGTTTCATCTCTTAGTTCATTTTACAGAATag
- a CDS encoding uncharacterized protein (EggNog:ENOG41~SECRETED:SignalP(1-20)) encodes MAILKHVLLAVAATAVSVLAGPLSTDGTSTAIVDAPQSAVTEVSKPLEGKELEDFLANGPHIPEGSIDITNTTLATELMKFREAHINETSLTKRSGACHQGKCPDFNAAFDLFEQHWVVPVWGSAANYWTYAGRWNDCGQCGEVPTSKGGCFDFTSCGRKQNICIDYGKARAHRIWKDNGHKTCYKIDRAFIGGCGVLAAATIDHPVGEVACTW; translated from the coding sequence ATGGCCATCCTCAAGCATGTCCTCCTCGCCGTGGCCGCCACCGCGGTCAGCGTCCTTGCTGGCCCGCTGTCCACCGATGGCACCTCAACGGCTATCGTCGATGCTCCTCAGTCTGCTGTGACCGAGGTTTCAAAGCCGCTTGAAGGAAAGGAGCTCGAGGACTTCTTGGCCAATGGGCCACACATCCCCGAGGGCTCCATTGACATCACCAACACAACACTTGCCACCGAGTTGATGAAGTTCCGCGAGGCTCATATCAATGAGACCTCCTTGACCAAGAGGAGCGGCGCCTGCCATCAGGGCAAATGCCCCGATTTCAATGCCGCCTTCGACCTTTTCGAGCAGCACTGGGTGGTACCCGTCTGGGGCTCGGCTGCCAATTACTGGACGTACGCTGGTCGCTGGAATGACTGTGGCCAGTGCGGAGAGGTGCCGACCAGCAAAGGTGGATGCTTCGACTTCACTTCGTGCGGCCGCAAGCAGAACATCTGTATCGACTACGGAAAGGCTAGGGCCCATCGCATCTGGAAGGACAATGGCCACAAGACATGCTACAAGATTGACCGGGCCTTTATAGGTGGCTGTGGCGTCCTCGCAGCCGCCACTATCGACCACCCGGTCGGGGAGGTCGCATGCACTTGGTAG
- a CDS encoding uncharacterized protein (SECRETED:SignalP(1-21)~BUSCO:EOG092D3J2L~TransMembrane:2 (n8-19c24/25o259-279i291-312o)) has protein sequence MITSPSHLLMLLATAAAGVNAAAAAGTATTTTPAPACTATSLTNGGFFDLRPDTAVAPPEKGKSHKSGTYKDYHSRGWDYGKNFTLNICGPVVDPVSDVVGLKKSQWANVSAYYTSHDSVYSIGSVSLDLHSRGRKLVLQYTGGSPCGDSKSSSGHDNDDDDDYDYHKRGTKEQYSEGLSPPAHAHEIETIGRSDSTLKTRRKSATISFLCDRDPGTTTAVSFVGVDPDECSYFFEARSAYACAHAEPHKPGSVGPGSVFGLILVIAVLVYVLGGVFYNRTVAHARGWRQLPNYSLWAGIGSFFSDLFVILLSSCGRLLPSRRGYQHIGSSRNNEAENRLIDQLDEEWDD, from the exons ATGATCACCTCGCCGTCTCACCTCTTGATGCTTCTGGCAACGGCCGCTGCCGGTGTCAACGCCGCGGCCGCCGCCGGTACTGCCACAACTACGACGCCTGCGCCGGCGTGTACGGCGACCTCTTTAACAAATGGTGGATTTTTTGATTTACGGCCGGATACAGCCGTAGCGCCCCCGGAGAAGGGGAAATCACACAAGTCAGGCACCTACAAGGACTATCATTCTCGAGGCTGGGATTACGGCAAGAACTTCACTTTGAACATCTGCGGCCCGGTGGTCGACCCCGTTAGCGATGTAGTTggcttgaagaagagccaATGGGCGAATGTTAGCGCCTACTACACGTCTCACGATAGCGTTTACTCAATTGG CTCTGTATCGTTGGATCTGCATAGTCGAGGGCGAAAGCTCGTTTTGCAGTACACTGGCGGATCTCCCTGCGGAGATAGCAAATCGAGCTCAGGGCACGAcaatgatgacgacgacgattaCGATTATCACAAGAGGGGCACAAAGGAGCAATACAGCGAGGGCCTCTCACCACCTGCCCACGCCCACGAAATCGAGACGATCGGGCGAAGCGACAGCACTCTCAAGACCAGGCGGAAGTCGGCCACAATATCTTTCCTGTGCGATCGAGATCCTGGAACCACCACAGCCGTCTCGTTTGTCGGCGTCGACCCCGACGAATGCTCCTACTTCTTCGAAGCTCGCTCCGCATATGCCTGTGCCCACGCGGAGCCTCACAAGCCCGGTAGCGTCGGGCCCGGAAGTGTGTTTGGGCTGATTCTCGTCATCGCCGTGCTCGTGTACGTCCTCGGCGGCGTCTTCTACAACCGCACCGTCGCGCACGCCCGGGGATGGCGACAACTGCCCAACTACAGTCTGTGGGCCGGTATTGGGAGCTTTTTCAGC GATTTATTTGTCATCTTGTTGTCGTCGTGCGGACGCCTTTTGCCGAGCAGGAGAGGCTACCAGCATATTGGGTCAAGCCGCAATAACGAAGCGGAGAACCGTTTAATAGACCAGCTGGACGAGGAATGGGACGACTAG
- a CDS encoding uncharacterized protein (TransMembrane:5 (i48-66o99-121i142-159o280-298i305-322o)) — protein sequence MASVQRRAAKTASDPSTPSSNIDMAAATTQAESSRRNPPYLPTPLERIFLAVFPAILLFGTVFSIVSPDIRASTYDHVSQSHHQDPSIAPSYFARKNNVFNVVFVKRGWGWITFAFVFSLLMQPTRNTPPAVVLARRIRAGIRWGAATGWWFVVTQWFFGPPIIDRSFHWTGGKCELAQREVAVGDGSVKQLLTAVACKAAGGKWKGGHDISGHVFLLVLGTAFLMQEVGWPALRFCGWLAEERCVVMPDGAVKSASVESETGAGEGAGEPVFNIGGKTAIGIMSLSLWMLLMTAIYFHTWFEKLTGLLTATIGVYAIYYVPRFVPALRGVVGLPGI from the exons ATGGCATCGGTGCAGCGCCGTGCAGCCAAGACTGCTTCCGACCCTTCAACCCCATCCTCCAACATCGAcatggccgccgccacaaCCCAGGCCGAGTCCTCGCGGCGCAACCCGCCATACCTGCCGACGCCTCTCGAGAGGATCTTTCTAGCCGTCTTCCCcgccatcctcctcttcggcaccgtcttctccatcgtctcGCCCGACATACGAGCCTCTACGTATGACCACGTGTCGCAGTCGCACCATCAAGACCCGAGCATCGCGCCGAGCTATTTTGCCCGGAAGAACAATGTCTTCAACGTAGTATTTGTGAAGCGAGGCTGGGGATGGATCACCTTTGCATtcgtcttttctctcctcatGCAGCCCACCCGCAATACGCCGCCCGCCGTCGTTCTGGCGAGGAGAATCCGCGCGGGAATCCGTTGGGGAGCCGCCACGGGCTGGTGGTTCGTAGTAACACAGTGGTTCTTTGGCCCTCCTATTATTGACCGCAGTTTCCACTGGACCGGTGGCAAATGCGAGCTGGCGCAACGAGAGGTTGCCGTGGGCGACGGCAGCGTGAAACAGCTGTTGACGGCTGTGGCTTGtaaagcagcaggaggcAAGTGGAAGGGAGGCCACGATATTTCGGGTCATGTATTCCTCCTGGTTCTGGGCACTGCATTCTTGATGCAGGAAGTGGGCTGGCCGGCCCTCAGATTCTGCGGATGGCTCGCCGAAGAGAGATGCGTCGTCATGCCTGACGGAGCGGTTAAGAGCGCGAGCGTCGAGTCCGAGACGGGGGCTGGAGAGGGAGCAGGAGAGCCTGTGTTTAACATTGGGGGCAAGACCGCCATAGGCATCATGTCGTTGAGCCTGTGGATGCTGCTCATGACGGCCATATACTTCCATACATGGTTTGAAAAG CTTACTGGGCTTTTGACTGCCACCATCGGTGTATATGCTATATATTATGTGCCCAGATTTGTGCCGGCTTTGAGAGGGGTGGTTGGTTTACCAGGGATATAA
- a CDS encoding uncharacterized protein (EggNog:ENOG41~TransMembrane:1 (o219-240i)) has product MAGIDSTATHAITKPSVPVVTSFPFNPLTTTFTRPDDCDGIYVSGFLSGIDFSKSCLPKGFHTDQTSYFSPGLACPSGYYSACHDNIGASRITTVTCCPTFATDISLSCVTASTLESVWSTLFCTWIAPDGDGTTLPMTVSNNGITSTVQGSFTAPGGLNAFGIRMVYHKTDTQSTTMATTTTTTRSAATTGTKPGGAKNTGGSDSSDSSGGLSTGAKAAIGVVVPVVVLGLLAGLFFWWRKRQQYNKVVSSSTPTELQGREVAPAAEMPQYSGLMNKPKPATEAPPGELPAEEPPAVELPAGPMH; this is encoded by the coding sequence ATGGCGGGCATAGACTCAACGGCTACTCACGCCATAACCAAGCCGTCCGTCCCCGTCGTCACTTCGTTCCCCTTCAATCCTCTCACTACAACTTTCACCCGTCCCGATGATTGCGACGGCATCTACGTATCTGGTTTTCTCAGCGGCATAGACTTCTCCAAGTCCTGCCTCCCAAAAGGCTTCCACACCGACCAGACCTCCTACTTCTCACCCGGCTTGGCATGTCCGTCTGGCTACTACTCGGCCTGCCATGACAATATCGGAGCATCGCGAATCACGACCGTAACGTGCTGTCCGACGTTTGCCACCGATATATCGCTTTCCTGCGTCACGGCAAGTACGCTTGAGAGCGTTTGGTCAACTCTGTTTTGTACATGGATTGCGCCTGATGGAGACGGCACGACGCTGCCCATGACGGTGAGCAACAATGGCATTACAAGCACGGTCCAGGGCTCCTTTACTGCTCCGGGGGGTTTGAACGCCTTTGGAATTAGAATGGTATACCACAAGACCGACACGCAATCGACAACCATGGCAacgacgacaacaacaacaagaagcgCAGCAACAACGGGGACAAAGCCAGGAGGAGCAAAAAACACAGGCGGTTCGGATTCTAGTGACTCATCCGGTGGTTTGTCAACTGGTGCCAAGGCAGCAATTGGAGTTGTCGTGCCCGTTGTCGTGCTCGGTTTGCTGGCCGGTCTGTTCTTCTGGTGGAGAAAGCGGCAGCAGTACAACAAAGTCGTCTCATCAAGCACGCCCACGGAGCTCCAGGGTCGAGAGGTAGCGCCGGCGGCCGAGATGCCACAGTATAGCGGCCTGATGAACAAACCTAAACCGGCGACCGAGGCGCCTCCGGGAGAGCTGCCTGCGGAAGAGCCTCCTGCGGTTGAGCTTCCCGCCGGGCCGATGCACTGA
- the DELTA(14)STEROL gene encoding Delta(14)-sterol reductase (TransMembrane:8 (i21-39o86-104i124-143o155-175i251-270o290-308i320-339o434-452i)), whose amino-acid sequence MAPKSKQAASKQPHGYEFGGPLGTFGISFGLPVLVYLFTFSCNDVSGCPAPSFLSPKTLSLDQLKLEVGWPEDGIWGLASWKASGALAAYYFLNLILYAILPAAEVEGTVLRSGGRLKYRFNTLYSNMATLFALAAGTIAQGAEFPVWTFISENYVQLLTASILLSYAIATFVYVRSFSVKTGNKDNRELAAGGHTGNMLYDWFIGRELNPRITIPLIGEVDLKEWCELRPGMMGWIILNCSWCAQQYRNYGYVTDSVVCITVVQALYIIDSWVNEAAILTTMDITTDGFGVMLSFGDLVWVPFVYSLQTRYLSVYPRSLGPVGLAITGSLIGLGYYIFRSANSQKNTFRTNPSDPSVAHLKYIETKTGSKLLTTGWWGIARHINYFGDWIQAWPYCLPTGIAGYQILSAGSSSVEGAFVMADGRQVIQGEARGWGMLITYFYIVYFGVLLIHRDGRDDKKCYRKYGEDWVKYKKIVRWRIIPGIY is encoded by the exons ATGGCTCCCAAATCTAAACAAGCTGCCTCGAAGCAGCCTCATGGCTACGAATTCGGAGGACC ACTTGGCACCTTTGGAATTTCTTTCGGCTTACCCGTTCTCGTGTACCTCTTCACCTTCTCCTGCAACGACGTCTCAGGCTGTCCCGCGCCTTCGTTCCTGAGTCCCAAGACCCTATCTCTGGACCAATTGAAGCTCGAGGTTGGCTGGCCTGAGGATGGCATATGGGGTCTAGCTAGCTGGAAGGCTTCAGGAGCTCTTGCGGCGTATTACTTCCTCAACCTAATCTTATACGCGATTCTCCCCGCTGCCGAGGTCGAGGGTACGGTTCTGCGATCTGGTGGGCGCCTCAAATACAGGTTCAACA CATTGTACTCGAACATGGCCACTCTATTTGCGCTCGCTGCGGGAACAATCGCCCAGGGTGCTGAATTCCCTGTCTGGACCTTCATCAGCGAAAACTACGTCCAGCTCCTCACGGCGAGCATCCTCCTCTCCTACGCCATCGCCACGTTCGTCTACGTTCGAAGCTTCAGCGTCAAGACCGGCAACAAGGACAACCGCGAACTGGCCGCAGGTGGCCACACTGGGAATATGCTGTACGACTGGTTCATCGGTCGTGAGCTGAACCCACGAATCACAATTCCCCTTATTGGAGAGGTCGACTTGAAGGAATGGTGTGAGCTTCGACCGGGCATGATGGGATGGATCATCTTGAACTGCTCTTGGTGCGCTCAGCAATACCGCAACTATGGCTATGTCACAGACAGCGTTGTCTGCATCACGGTCGTGCAGGCTCTTTACATTATCGACTCGTGGGTTAACGAGGCAGCCATCCTGACCACCATGGATATTACCACTGATGGATTCGGCGTGATGCTGTCGTTTGGTGACCTCGTTTGGGTCCCGTTCGTGTACTCCCTTCAGACTCGCTACCTGTCCGTGTACCCTCGCTCGCTGGGCCCCGTTGGCCTTGCCATCACCGGCTCGCTCATCGGCCTCGGTTACTACATCTTCCGATCTGCCAATAGCCAAAAGAACACCTTCCGCACCAATCCGAGTGATCCTAGCGTCGCTCACCTCAAGTACATTGAAACCAAGACTGGGAGCAAGCTCCTCACCACAGGCTGGTGGGGAATCGCACGTCACATCAATTACTTTGGCGACTGGATTCAGGCCTGGCCATATTGCTTGCCAACTGGCATCGCTGGATATCAGATCCTTTCTGCTGGTTCCTCCTCAGTCGAAGGGGCTTTTGTCATGGCTGATGGTCGACAAGTAATCCAAGGTGAAGCCAGAGGTTGGGGCATGCTCATCACCTACTTCTATATCGTGTACTTTGGAGTCCTCCTCATCCACCGAGACGGCAGAGACGATAAAAAGTGTTATCGCAAGTATGGCGAGGATTGGGTCAAGTACAAGAAGATTGTACGATGGAGGATTATTCCTGGTATTTACTAA